The following proteins are encoded in a genomic region of Pyricularia oryzae 70-15 chromosome 6, whole genome shotgun sequence:
- a CDS encoding pyrroline-5-carboxylate reductase, which yields MSKAMNDSEPRGHVTRVMCTIIGCGVIGTSIADGLQAAGGDTQGTVPPTHQYRIRLVTRSEHHIADLQHRYPGSLITSCIRNMSLWGALPRHEVFGLHVVLICTQPQFTRDVCVDLRAIYASAKHLNTDDPAVKQSMVSSSSLLSSWPKTVLEIPTVFVTACPGIRVKTLASWLPQNAAIVRTMPNTPACIRQGATAAFAGPTVTAIPGAAEAVAALIRHVSPSLCFVPTEDLLDVAASVSGSAPAYIFTLMQAMVEAGVRRGLPPDIAASLVKQSAFGSAGLALQTGQLGCLEKLTSDVCVPGGSTSQAMMVLHEEGFAY from the exons ATGAGCAAAGCCATGAACGACTCGGAGCCCCGGGGCCACGTCACGCGCGTTATGTGCACCATTATCGGCTGTGGCGTCATCGGAACTAGCATAGCGGACGGCCTCCAAGCGGCGGGCGGCGACACGCAAGGAACGGTCCCGCCCACGCACCAATATCGTATCCGGCTCGTGACCCGGAGTGAGCATCACATTGCGGATCTGCAGCATCGCTACCCTGGCTCTTTGATCACCAGCTGCATCCGCAACATGTCGCTCTGGGGAGCCCTACCTCGCCACGAGGTCTTTGGCTTGCATGTGGTCTTAATTTGCACTCAGCCGCAATTTACTCGCGATGTGTGTGTAGATCTGAGAGCAATATACGCTTCTGCAAAGCACCTCAATACCGATGATCCGGCTGTCAAACAAAGCATGGTTTCGTCTTCCTCTTTGCTCTCATCGTGGCCAAAAACGGTACTGGAGATTCCTACTGTTTTTGTCACAGCCTGCCCGGGCATACGAGTCAAAACCCTGGCGTCTTGGCTGCCCCAAAACGCAGCTATCGTGCGCACAATGCCCAACACGCCCGCTTGCATTAGGCAGGGCGCAACGGCAGCCTTCGCCGGGCCCACAGTGACAGCAATTCCAGGTGCGGCTGAAGCCGTCGCTGCCCTGATACGGCACGTCTCACCCAGTTTGTGCTTTGTCCCCACAGAGGATCTACTCGACGTGGCGGCTTCCGTGTCTGGCTCCGCACCGGCCTATATCTTTACTCTAATGCAGGCAATGGTCGAGGCGGGCGTGAGGAGAGGCCTGCCACCCGACATAGCCGCTTCGCTGGTTAAGCAGTCAGCCTTCGGGTCGGCTGGCTTGGCGCTTCAGACCGGACAGCTTGGTTGCCTGGAGAAACTTACGAGCGATGTCTGCGTTCCAGGGGGCAGTACCTCCCAGGCTATGATGGTCCTGCACGAAGAAGGATTT GCCTATTAA
- a CDS encoding spermidine/putrescine import ATP-binding protein potA yields the protein MKFLSSHAARFAQFVVCVHSRFEATQARYAWLSGNSDGGIDGGSEGRPGTSLSTEEHISIDPPLYYISPFQSWAGRLASRVYNNDGVLEDAWLPRFSRDSSSLRRTFLPLLAAAGQSNFWSCWRILWAFSNQFEVGGMIALGFFLEAVTGLASLLAPWLLHKLLAEPRSASLATWLVMATLASTLAGRTRDQVTRTHAVWTETGLRTTILAKALRLSPTASAHLSPARIISISTVDVDMIALYVQRLHDIWSAPAQILAIAALTTRVMGVWPAVCALATMALLFIVQGRASIMFRDGIKEYVLRNDTRLSALRLVITRFAAVKALAVEPVFRRLVEDARAAQLDALRKYLVAGFSIFTSVSQTVPGLVACAAFFVYWAQGHEVTPQVVFPALAYFNLLYQPVFSASLALSRQFSVRPSLARVAELLGSDEFDDLQATNEIPSPSPPELADPSDTKQDKPIAAVKFTNATFAFLGNNPEDVTSAPVSIDAENDRDAGEQSAFLLRDISRGSLFEVGHMNIPAQQLTLVIGPTGSGKSSLLLSILGELPLWRGKLRRPAVRSMAYAAQESFVLSGSLRENVCLGSKAPFNAAHYYSTIRKTGLDIDFAGCPGGAEGTVISEEGGNLSGGQKARIGLARALYADADLLLLDDPLAAVDAKVRRMLFDAVRAEARQGKPTLHTQYVASADYVVVTDQARVVWSGSREAFMQDVKLRSAYMSLNSQEYEHGQIADDQNRMISSPTTHALGRDVTHEDTICLVAKEERAVGAIKWSVLTFYARSAGGFRQALGVFAMVSLLTVVRIMNQYWFVWWLDQTMSLSQPTYMAVYAMLILVQSALIAALGLILVQGSIYASQRIHQRIVHNLLQVPMAYIQSQPTGRVLNRMAADVESLDIKIMNAIDGLVAAATSLVSSLVLVAASGTFMFIALLPFITGMVFYLQRFRVGAREVQRTASLLASPVVSVLSESLSHPSSVRAYAPTAIPFLRDRHAAALDALAAARLTRRSLDTWVTLRAEMAATAVLAIVALLACLGALADDDENASSSSHSQSRAGLALGVASALARNVYLLAWSATDLEIQMNSAERLMVYHSEISPETPTGDLKLARRTLLAAIGPGPKGQFRHNLNLRDVFLRYPSRDAPALDGVTLSIPAGQRLGILGRSGSGKSTLLSILARLVTLTAGTITLGGVDISTVPPPVLRTVVHTLPQEPFIFPGTVRLNLDPEGKHTDEELLDVLEACRLRTILVDRFGPGDEKAEVGILDRELGQSASELSAGQRQLLCAARVLLAKPPVLLVDEAAANIDFAGDAQLQHALRWLLPESTTLVVVAHRAASLAWMDRVVTMRAGTVVENGTPLDLLQDSTSYFASMILEDGKVALRNALQVAKESRRTGRKTTTVKC from the exons ATGAAATTCCTAAGCAGCCACGCCGCCCGCTTTGCCCAGTTCGTGGTCTGCGTACATAGCCGTTTTGAGGCCACTCAGGCAAGGTACGCCTGGCTGTCCGGGAACAGTGACGGTGGCATCGATGGGGGAAGCGAAGGTCGCCCCGGCACGTCACTCTCAACAGAGGAGCACATTTCCATAGACCCTCCGCTGTACTACATTTCTCCCTTCCAATCCTGGGCAGGTCGGCTTGCGTCAAGAGTCTATAACAACGATGGTGTCCTTGAAGATGCGTGGCTCCCACGCTTCTCCCGGGACAGCTCATCGCTACGACGGACATTTCTTCCACTGCTGGCTGCAGCGGGGCAGAGCAATTTCTGGTCTTGTTGGCGCATACTATGGGCGTTTTCGAACCAATtcgaggtcggcggcatGATTGCCCTTGGATTCTTCCTTGAG GCCGTGACGGGCCTCGCCTCTCTCCTGGCGCCCTGGTTGCTACATAAGCTCCTAGCGGAGCCGCGGTCCGCTTCTCTAGCGACGTGGCTCGTCATGGCCACACTCGCGTCGACACTGGCCGGACGCACCCGTGACCAGGTGACCCGAACGCATGCCGTGTGGACCGAGACTGGGCTACGCACTACCATATTAGCCAAAGCGCTGAGGCTGTCGCCAACAGCCTCCGCACACTTGTCGCCCGCTCGCATCATATCTATATCGACGGTCGATGTGGACATGATAGCCCTATACGTGCAGCGATTGCATGATATATGGAGCGCGCCAGCCCAGATCCTGGCTATCGCCGCGTTAACGACGCGTGTAATGGGCGTGTGGCCCGCGGTCTGCGCATTGGCTACTATGGCACTGCTCTTCATCGTGCAGGGGCGCGCGTCCATCATGTTCCGCGACGGAATCAAAGAGTACGTGCTTCGCAACGACACCCGGCTGTCGGCGTTGCGGCTTGTCATAACGCGCTTTGCCGCCGTTAAAGCCCTCGCGGTCGAGCCTGTATTCCGTCGACTTGTAGAGGATGCCCGCGCGGCGCAGCTGGATGCGTTGCGCAAATATCTCGTCGCCGGCTTCAGCATTTTTACGTCTGTGTCGCAAACAGTTCCAGGACTGGTGGCCTGTGCAGCCTTTTTTGTATACTGGGCCCAGGGGCACGAGGTCACGCCTCAAGTCGTTTTCCCTGCTTTGGCCTACTTCAATCTGTTGTACCAGCCTGTATTTTCGGCGAGCTTAGCGCTGAGTCGACAATTTTCCGTCCGGCCCAGTCTCGCAAGGGTTGCTGAGCTTTTGGGATCGGACGAGTTCGATGATTTGCAAGCTACAAATGAAATCCCTTCCCCAAGCCCCCCAGAGCTAGCCGACCCGTCGGATACAAAACAGGACAAACCGATTGCGGCGGTCAAATTCACAAACGCCACATTTGCCTTCCTTGGCAACAACCCTGAGGATGTAACATCAGCTCCCGTATCAATTGATGCCGAAAATGATAGAGATGCGGGAGAGCAGTCGGCATTCCTCCTGAGGGACATATCTCGAGGCAGCTTGTTCGAGGTCGGGCATATGAACATCCCGGCCCAGCAGCTGACCTTGGTCATCGGCCCAACGGGCTCCGGTAAATCCTCACTACTGCTTTCAATCTTGGGGGAGCTTCCGCTATGGCGCGGAAAGCTCCGCCGGCCGGCAGTGCGATCCATGGCCTATGCCGCGCAGGAATCTTTTGTGCTTTCGGGCTCGCTTCGCGAAAATGTGTGTCTTGGTTCTAAAGCGCCATTCAACGCTGCTCATTATTATAGTACAATTCGGAAAACCGGACTCGATATCGACTTTGCCGGTTGTCCTGGTGGCGCCGAGGGCACTGTAATTTCGGAAGAGGGCGGCAATTTAAGCGGGGGCCAAAAGGCGCGAATCGGGTTGGCGAGGGCGCTGTACGCTGATGCTGATCTGTTGTTGCTTGACGACCCGCTGGCGGCTGTGGATGCAAAGGTTCGCCGGATGCTTTTTGATGCCGTGAGGGCGGAAGCAAGGCAAGGAAAAC CAACGCTGCACACACAGTATGTTGCGTCCGCTGACTACGTTGTGGTCACAGACCAAGCCCGTGTGGTATGGTCTGGATCCAGAGAGGCCTTTATGCAGGACGTCAAACTCAGGTCCGCCTACATGTCATTGAACAGCCAAGAGTATGAGCATGGCCAGATTGCTGACGATCAAAATCGAATGATATCGTCTCCAACTACACATGCCCTCGGCCGTGACGTGACTCACGAGGATACAATATGTCTTGTGGCCAAAGAAGAGCGTGCAGTTGGCGCTATCAAATGGAGCGTACTAACCTTCTACGCAAGATCGGCGGGCGGCTTTCGCCAGGCTCTTGGGGTATTTGCCATGGTGTCACTACTTACCGTTGTCCGCATAATGAATCAGTACTGGTTTGTATGGTGGCTCGACCAAACCATGAGCCTTTCCCAGCCAACTTATATGGCCGTGTATGCAATGCTGATTTTGGTCCAGAGTGCTCTGATCG CCGCACTCGGGCTGATTCTGGTTCAAGGCTCAATTTACGCCAGTCAAAGAATTCACCAGCGGATTGTTCACAATTTACTACAGGTTCCCATGGCGTATATACAGTCCCAGCCCACGGGCCGCGTGCTAAACCGCATGGCAGCCGACGTGGAGTCGCTAGACATCAAAATTATGAACGCTATAGACGGACTAGTTGCTGCGGCAACCTCGCTCGTCTCGTCACTTGTACTCGTGGCGGCTAGTGGAACTTTCATGTTCATAGCACTGCTACCGTTCATTACCGGCATGGTGTTCTACCTCCAACGCTTCAGAGT CGGCGCACGCGAGGTCCAGCGAACGGCATCTCTGCTCGCCTCCCCCGTCGTATCGGTGCTCTCCGAATCACTTTCGCACCCGTCATCGGTGCGCGCTTACGCCCCGACTGCAATCCCCTTTCTTCGGGACCGCCACGCAGCCGCCCTCGACGCACTTGCGGCTGCGCGTCTCACACGACGCTCGCTCGACACGTGGGTTACATTACGGGCCGAAATGGCCGCAACCGCTGTGCTGGCCATCGTGGCGCTGCTTGCATGCCTCGGCGCTTTGGCGGACGACGATGAAAATGCCAGCTCCTCTTCGCATTCCCAGTCACGGGCGGGACTGGCGCTCGGGGTGGCATCAGCGCTTGCACGGAACGTGTACTTGCTTGCATGGTCAGCGACCGATCTGGAAATTCAAATGAACAGCGCCGAGCGATTGATGGTCTACCATAGCGAAATATCACCAGAGACACCCACTGGCGACCTCAAACTCGCCCGGCGAACTCTCTTGGCCGCAATAGGGCCGGGACCTAAAGGACAGTTTCGACACAACCTGAACCTGCGCGACGTGTTCCTACGCTACCCTTCCCGTGACGCACCCGCCCTCGACGGCGTTACGCTCTCGATCCCAGCAGGCCAGCGACTAGGTATCTTAGGTCGCTCGGGGTCGGGCAAGTCCACCCTTCTGTCTATTCTTGCGCGTCTGGTGACGCTCACGGCAGGGACCATCACCCTTGGTGGCGTTGATATCTCGACAGTCCCACCACCTGTCTTGCGCACCGTTGTGCATACGCTTCCGCAGGAACCGTTCATCTTCCCGGGCACTGTCCGACTCAATCTGGACCCCGAAGGAAAGCACACCGACGAGGAGCTTTTAGATGTGCTTGAGGCTTGCCGCCTTAGGACCATACTCGTGGACCGATTCGGTCCTGGGGATGAGAAGGCCGAGGTAGGCATATTGGACCGAGAGCTCGGGCAAAGTGCTTCTGAGCTCTCAGCTGGCCAGCGCCAGCTTCTCTGCGCTGCTAGGGTCTTGTTGGCAAAACCTCCCGTTCTGCTTGTTGATGAAG CTGCGGCAAACATCGACTTCGCCGGGGACGCTCAGCTGCAGCACGCCCTGCGTTGGCTCCTCCCGGAGAGTACCACCCTCGTGGTCGTGGCGCACCGTGCGGCATCTCTCGCCTGGATGGACCGCGTGGTGACCATGCGTGCAGGGACTGTGGTGGAAAACGGAACGCCTTTGGACCTTCTTCAGGACTCGACGAGTTACTTTGCATCCATGATTCTAGAGGACGGCAAGGTTGCCCTCCGCAACGCCTTACAGGTTGCCAAAGAATCAAGGCGCACGGGCAGAAAAACAACGACAGTGAAGTGCTGA